AATGACAGTGACAATGGCACTCTGAGAACTCATAGTATACAAATATGCTTATACGTGGAAATGACAGGATCTTATAATTTACGTCAATCGAAAATCaccaaaaagataaatgagaaataataaaaacattagagatttacgtggttcgccTAAGCATCGGTACTTATATTCACGGAAAAACTAATAGCAAATAATTCgctataattgaaaaatcataatttacaaTTCGCTCACACATTTGAATGTTTTCCACATCtagatttaatcataaatccaAAATGTTTGTAAATGAATAACTCACTTGGATGTAAATTCAAGGTACAAAATTACCGCACATTTAAACTCAAAGTAAAACGTTTTACATAGACCAAAACAAGAGCTGGGGCGTGTCTTTTCTTCAAGTACGTATAGCTTCGCGTTCTCTTTTCAAGGCTTGTGCGGCGTCCGGACGCGCGGCTTCTTTGCTTTTTCGTGCGCTGCTCTCCttttcagaaagaaaaaaaacctagaCGGTTTTATGTGTGCCAAAGTCAACACTCTAGACTTTGGGCCCCATTGCTTCACCAAATCCAACTCATTGATCCAACTCCAATGAGGATTCTTCTTCTGCCTTCTTGTGCAcgtacaagaaaaaaaaaaagaaaatcctcactttttctttttatctttattttatttcttccttgGTGCAGCTATAAGGAGTCCAACAAAAAAGAGCTTCtttatccaatttaaaatctacctgaaaaatctttttcaacaaattcgatttaacaaatcATTATCCGAATTCATGTGTTTGAGCAACAAAGATGTATGTAAAAATACATGTGTTCTTGCATTACAAACGCACTATAGACATGCACAAAGTGAAGCATGGTTACCTTTCCAAGATAGCATATCaactttctctgttttttcgTTCAGGCCACTGAAATGAATGTGGCTATATCCTTCAAAGGAACTCATTTGTGGACGGCGCCTGAGGTTTGCACCTTCcgctgccattttttttttaaagctgtCATTTGCTGTAGAAAGCGCATAtcatttccatttctttttcatcctcATTGGTTGTGACTGCAGGTCTTCAAAAATGTAAACAACAGAAGCTATGGGTTGGCAGCTGCTATCTGGAGCCTTGGGTACACTACTTTAGAGATGTTAACACGCGTGGGTCAATATTCTGACTTTGGGCTGGTATGTAATTAAGTAACCTTATCTTTCGAGATCCATGTTATGGCAGAATTACTAAATAAGTTGAGCACATGTTGTGATGAGTCCATTAGGCTgtcattaagaaaacaaaatgagtaaGGGCACTAcatagaaaagagagaggacagAGAATTCAATGACGGTTACCAAGATTATGGTCGTGTAGAAATATATTCATAGTATGAATGGCTGATGGCTGGTTGGGATTCTGGAGCAAATGTTTTAGCTAACATGGTATGAAAACTCAGTTGAATATTTGAAtcttggctctcttctttaAGCAATTTGACATTCTTATCTAATACTTTTAATTACTACTACAAGTGCAATTTGACATTTATCCTACTCAAAGCCATCATAAATCGTGCAACTAACGCCCCATTTCTTGTACTTTTTGGTTAGATTTAGGACACTTAAGAATTTTGAGCAAAAAGCAATCGatacttttactttattagcAGTAGTTGGAAAGCATTCACTCATTGGCCCTTGTGAGCCATTACATATCATCCACGTCTCCTACTTCTGCAGTAACCGTGATTCCAGAATGATCAATGCAAACGATTGCCTGAAGCACGATGCCCTTAGATTTGCCTACAGATCTTATTGATTTATCTAGCTGTCATATGTTAGTGCCCCTTGATTTGTGATTAACACTAGCGTCTCCTATGCTTTTGTTCTTATTGCGGCAGGAGCAACCATTGTTGAAAATTCGCAAGGGCAAATTTCCTCCACTTCTGAAATCTTAATCAAAAGACGCTCGAGACTTCATCTGCAGATGCTTGGGACGAAATCCGAAGAATCGGCCTTCTGCAGCTCAGTTGCTAGATCATCCCTTTGTGAAGAAGTGAGGAAGCCACCTACTTCTGGTTTTGCTTGACCTTGTTACAAAAACAAATTGTCATAAGGTTTTGCCATGCCATCCCTTTTCGGTTCATAGCTCTAAAGGTCTTCATTTGGGCAAATGGGGAGAAACCTTCATCAACTTACCACATTTGTACTGTTTTACTCCAAAAATTCATGACGTTAACAGCctactttaaacttttaaattggaGCAAATGGTCCATGTATTTATAGTGTCTATGGTCCGTTTCCCAATTCCCTAACAAACTTGTCACATTCTACAGTTTTGTCCATATTTAATCATTCCACTAGGTTGTTCTGAAACTTTCCATAGTGGTTAATCAGTACAAGATGGGTTAATCGGCATTTCCAAAGGGGAGAGGTGTGTCCAATTGATTGTCATGCCATGAAAACAACCATAGTTGCAGTTTCCCTTGCAATATATAAGAATCTAGGAGTATCAACATGAAAGTTTCGGTAGTGTGACGGTGACGTGACACTCTGAGAAACCAAAGTGGACAGATATGCTTTGTCCTTCCTGCAGTTGTCGAAGCTCCTCGCAAAGTTGCCTCATGCCTTGAGAGTACTTTCATTGGATGCTGAACGGAAACCCCAGACAAACTCGGGGAGCATCTTAATCGAATGGCCTCGTCTTCTTTTGTGGGTGGGTGTCTTTTAGAAGAGTGTTGTCTCCCAAAAACTAATGGTCTCATGTTTTAAAGCATCGGGATGGACATGACGGTTGACTTACAAGATTTTTTTCATGTTGCCTATTGACTTTTCTTAGCACCTTGATAGTGTCAAAATTCTTGATATTCAGATTCCTCCTTTTGTTGATTGATTGCAAACCAAGTCCTCCGGCGAAAGAGTTTTGACTCGGTTACGCACAGATAAACCCATGATTGGATCATTGTGGTCGGGCTCCAAATGATGACAGGTCCTTTGCTTCTCTCTGATGATCATTCGGATAGGAAAAACAGAAGGGATATATGCACAGATACTTGTCACCATAAACCGATGAATGGATCATTTATGGGTCAGGTTCGTTGTGCCCGCGTCCAATCTTTATCAGGGCATCGCCGCTATGTTAATGGTGTTCCcacaagaatgaagagaaaaatggaTCTGTAGCACGGTAGTTACTCTTACTATGTCTTtgagtttcatttttttgaggaaaattCCAGGCCTAGATCACCTTTTTGCAGGTATACAATACAGATGTTCTGTCATAGAGTAAGAATAAATGTCAACTCTTATTCAATGCGAGAATAAGCCAAATAGTCGTTTCCCTAGCAAAATTGTGTGGAGCTCCCGAGAAACTCCTAAGGGAAAAAAGTCAATTACGCCCGCTTGACTTGTGTCTTCTACGTTGGCGAAGAGAGGAAACCATATCCACCCGATCCtgcagaagagaaaaaagatcatCTTGAAGCTTTCAAAGCCTTTGCAAGTGCCCCATTATTTGTTTTCCTGAAGTACGTCTAGTTTGTAAACGTTGGGCAATGGAGATTGCTGGGGAAGGAATTGGGGGATTGAGGCCTCCGGTCCTTACCCCACCGCCAGTTAAGTTGCGGCCTGTTGTTGTGGACAACGTCAGTTCCACTTGGGATCTGTTGAAGTCATTTGGTCCTCAAGAAGGTCCTGGAGGAGACGAGGATTCTCCTGTTCGCCCTTTGAATAAAGAGGTTTGGTCGGATGGAGATGACGAGAAGGTTAGTGAAAGAAGCACCTCGCAAAGTAGAGAGGATTGGCACTCTTGTTTGTCAACTTCCGTTAAAGATGAgtatgatgatgaggatgatgtaAGGTGGATCACCCAGTGGGAAAAGGGCCAGTTTTTGGGAAGTGGGTCGTTTGGAAGTGTCTATGAAGCCATCAGCGAGTAAGATTCGTTTGCTTTTCTCTTGATAGTCAGTAAGTTATTCTCGCTATACTCATTTTATGGGGGAAAGTGCAACCGCTGATCTCCCATGCGatgtcattttcaagttttgacGGCACTTCTGAGCGTTGAATTGTGTGGTTAGAATTAGCAACACTTGGGCTAGCCATACATATGCAGAACTTGTTATCAATTTGATTGACATAAGGGGCATTTAAACAGACATGACAAATGTTTACGCAATTGCTAAAAGTGCCTGATCTTCATATTTCGAATTGGAGTCCTAGCATGATTTCGAATTGGAATCCTAGCATGATTGCTGTGGTACTTATTGAAGACCGTTCTTGATTATTGAACAGATTGATGAAGTAAAGATTTAGTATCTCAGAAATAGCGTATGTTTAGTTGTTCTCCATTGTTTTTCTGCAACTTTACTAGCTTGAATAGCGtgcaattcttttcttctttttttctttctgatgAATGGAAGGTGTGATAAATCAGTATGTATGGGAAACACCCGTAGAAATGTTAGATGATTCTAaattcaaatgctgaaagctaAGGAACTATTTCAGTGATATTAATGggaatagttcttttcttttcatctccttTTCTTTATAAGAATTGgtttttgttctatttctcTCATGCTTCTCTGTTTCCACAGCGAAGGATTCTTTTTTGCTGTAAAGGAGGTTTCCTTGTTAGATCAAGGAAGCCAAGGCAAGCAGAGCTTATTGCAGCTTGAGCTGGTAACTGCTTGTTTCTTTCTGTATCTTGTGAACTGGCCCTTAGGCATGACTACTTGACTTACCTCGTTCTTATAACTGCGAAGCTGATGTGCATGCTAAACTATAAGACTCGTATATACCACCATAAATCTGGTGTGAGTTCGATTGATgttcttttcccttcctttttagTGATACTGTCCTTACTTTGcaggaaatttctcttttaagtcAGTTTAAACATGAGAACATAGTGCGATACTTGGGCACAGACAAGGTGTGGTTCCTCCTTACTAAGTTGCTTTCTGCAGTATCTTTCACTTTGGCATCAATTATGTTATCGCTGAGCAAAATATTTAGGGGAACATGGCTGTGGTTGCAGCCACAATATATTGGTAGCTTCAAAATCACTGCATATATTAGCTACAATTATCCTTTGAATAAGATCACAGCTGTTGCGGCTTTTTAATCGTTACAGCCACTCACAACAGAGACAGACATTTTAGGTCCCCTGCCACCGCAAAAAAGTTCATGATAAATTGACTATTACCCGCAATAGTAATTATATAAGTAAAGAAAATATGTAGAGTAGATGTCAGTTTATGAAAACTCTCTCTCTGAAAGTaatctttttcctccttttgaaAGAGAGCCAGTCTTGTAATCAATCAACCCTTTGTTTCCTGGAAGTGGATCGTTTACAAAATAGCTTTCTGGCAAACTGAAGGTTCAGGTCAAACTCTCAGGTTTAACAAAAAGGAATCTGATGCTTTATGGCTGTTAGAATTTAAATGTGTGTGGAAGCATGTggtattgatgatagtttttgaTTAGTGATGTTATGTGCAAGTGTATAGTATAGTttgtagaggatggacaagggacAAGATATGATAATTAAAGGATAAAGAACATGGATATgagaaatagtttcattagttggataaaataattttacaatagttgaaggaaGTGTTGGTGGAGGAGTTTCAAGATATGGAGTATTATCTCATGCTCCTCTCACCCTCTTTTACATCAATGGGTTACGGCATTTTTATAGGCATTTACACTGACTAAGTACAACCATCTTAGAGAATTCTAGACTTCTCTTGAAGCATTCTAGAGTTCTAGACTTCTCTTGAAGCATGGACTTCTCTAGACTTCTCTTACATGCTGCACATTTGCAGCCACAATTTTTAATCATTCAAAACTTCATCTAGAgaattctagattgtagtttagcaactctaggaaattctagaaaatggatcatcATTTCCAACAATGGCAAACGGCAGCCCCAACTAATAAAACATAAAAGGGGCAAAGGATAAGAAAGCGAAGTCATTTAATCTTCAAGTATCCTTTAATTGACAATCTGACGGTCCACATGACTAAATTCCAACCATTTCTCCGTTGTCTATAACTGGTCACGGCTGTAGTAACAACAGTGGAGTTCCTCCACAACCATTTCTTGTCTGGTGGGTCATTTAGCTCCACTCATTCTTATGCAACATCATATAGTTCTTAACCTCTGCAGTAGAGGGAACTAAAAATGGAATTGATGATTGTGATGGAAGTAGTTCTTATCTTGGTGGCTTAAAGGTTTgagtacctttttttttttttttttttttttggctagacAAAGTTTGGCAAGAAGCATCAGATTCTAAGAAAGTGCCACAACATAACTTCTTTTTGGAGATGAaacatgcaaaagatttttTCTGTCAAGCGAAATTTGGTTTGTACGCGTACAATCCACCACATTGTTTTGTGGGAATGAGGACTAATGCAATATGACCTCTTATTCTTCCGCCAGGTGCACTGTGCAACTGTTTTTGTTGGCACTGCTGCAACTCAAAACCGTGATGAACACTTATAACTTGGATATTTGTGTTGTACGAGGAAGACAGCAAAAGAAAAGCTCGGTCTTATTTATTCTTgccttatttttccttattaagtTCACAAACTTGCTTTAAGATTTTCATCTGATGTAACCTTTAACTAAATTAACCCCATCAAACAGATTGTCACTGAACACTGATTGGTTGTCGAGGAGGTCCTCAATACCAAGTGCACCTGAGGAAGCGTAACCAACCTCAGGGCCTTGTCCAGGGGCCTCTTGCCTTGGTGCACCCAATTGCTGTGGGTAGGGTGTTGTCATGATTCGATGATTAGTTTGGTGTTACAAGAGGCCTAGACATCCAGCacgatgaaaataaaaaataaaaacgtaaACATCACTGATGtagtatgttttattttatctgCTATTTGGTATATTGTGTCTAATGTATCTTGTTAAAATATCTCATATCGTTTGTTTATAAGGTTTCAATGGGCCTTATATACATGTAGCTTCCTTCCACCTCATAGCTTAATCTTTTGGGTTCTAACATTGTTTCAGAGCCATCCCTTAATTTTTCTGTTTGGGGCTCTCTTTTCATCAATTCTATGTGCTGTTCTCAATTCGGTTTGCATGTGATAGGAGGTGTTAAAGAATTTTCTATGTGTTTTCAATGTGCCTTATATACATTTTGTCTTCCTCCATCAAATAATTTGAAACtttcgagttggattttctCTTCCAGGATGATAAGAAGCTTTACATTTTCCTTGAGCTCATGACTAAAGGATCACTTGCGTCCCTTTATCAAGTATACCACTTGAAAGATTCCCAAGTCTCTTCATACACTAGGCAAATTCTAAATGGTTTGAAGTATCTTCATGACCGGCATGTGCTCCACAGGTATTATAAGAGAGATGCTTGACTTTGCACGTAGTACACTTTTCATTTCTGATGGACAACTGATTGTAATAAGCACAGAGATCCTAACCAAACAAAGAACACGGAAACTGATATATTTTGTCTCATAGTGCACACCCTTGGCGCCTTTTGATAATACTTCTTTTACTTATCCAAATACTTTTCTGGATTTAAGGGAGTTGTCAAATCTTTGAACCAAAATGTGTTGTGAGAAGTAGATGTGTTGTGACAATCAGCAAACAACCAAGTGACTCTATGACCTTGTACAGCATTATTTAGCATAAACAAGATTATTTTACAATGTGAATGCTTGAAGGTGCAAATGTGATTTTGCATATTGTTAACTGTGAGGatgattatgaaaattttaatcttttattagtCCTACGCACGGCCATGCTGGTTTCTCATGCTTTAAGTTCCTTCATTCTGTAGGGACATCAAATGTGCTAACATACTGGTTGATGCAAGTGGATCTCTGAAACTTGCAGACTTTGGATTGGCAAAGGTATGTCTCATCAGTGAAagtgacctctctctctctctcgcatgccCGCCCTAGCAACAAATGCACATGCTCAAATACATACGCATGCATAGTGCACACGAGCAACAAAGATGCATTTACAAAAACATATGTGTGCACCCCTGACAAACACACCTATAGAAATGCACAAAGTGACAGGTATTGTCCTTTACTTTTCTGAATATGACATATCGACTTTCTGTGTATATTCTACAGGCCATTAAAATGAATGATGCTAAATCCTTAAAAGGATCTGCTTTTTGGATGGCACCTGAGGTTTGCACTCTCCGCTGCAATTATTTTAACATACTGTCATTAGCTACGTTAGGCACatatgttttccattttttttcatcctTGTCGGTCGTAACTGCAGGTCGTCAATCTAAAGTACACAAGCTATGGGTTGGCAGCTGATATATGGAGCCTAGGGTGCACTGTTTTAGAGATGTTAACCGGCCAGCCTCCATATTCTCCCTTGGAAGCAGTATGTTACTAAGTAACCTCCTATTTATGTTTTATACGCTTGAGATCCATGTTTTGTCAGAATAACTAACTAGTCGCAACTCTTTTGTTATTGCTGCTTTTTGTGTGAGCTAGCTTAGTTGAGCGCATGTCGCAACGAGTCCATTAGGCTGTCATtgtaagaaaacaaaatgagcAAGAGCATTACttagaaaagagaggaaagagaattcAATGATAATTATCAAGAGTATGGTTGTGTCAGGAGGATATGCGTAGTACTTATGGCTAATGGTTGCTTGGGATTCTGGCGCAAACGGTTATCTAACATGGTATGAAAAGTCGGTTGAATAGTTGAATCTTGACTTTCTCTTTCAAGTAATTTGGCATTGTTGTCGAATGCTTGTAATTACCAGTACAAGTTTACAGTGTACGGTGGCATGCGCTTACATTATCGCATATTGTACATATGTAAACGGCATCCCACCAAATGAGGGGTACACATATGACCCCACCATTCAGTCTCAAAAATCTCTCGATCTTTCACTGTCACATTTTACTTGAGCaactaaggctgcgtttgtttgcatttcatttttttgtttttaaacatttttttttgtttttttgttcctaggaaaaa
This Eucalyptus grandis isolate ANBG69807.140 chromosome 7, ASM1654582v1, whole genome shotgun sequence DNA region includes the following protein-coding sequences:
- the LOC104452744 gene encoding mitogen-activated protein kinase kinase kinase 1 isoform X4, with the translated sequence MEIAGEGIGGLRPPVLTPPPVKLRPVVVDNVSSTWDLLKSFGPQEGPGGDEDSPVRPLNKEVWSDGDDEKVSERSTSQSREDWHSCLSTSVKDEYDDEDDVRWITQWEKGQFLGSGSFGSVYEAISDEGFFFAVKEVSLLDQGSQGKQSLLQLELEISLLSQFKHENIVRYLGTDKDDKKLYIFLELMTKGSLASLYQVYHLKDSQVSSYTRQILNGLKYLHDRHVLHRDIKCANILVDASGSLKLADFGLAKAIKMNDAKSLKGSAFWMAPEVVNLKYTSYGLAADIWSLGCTVLEMLTGQPPYSPLEAIQALFRIGRGEPPPVPDSLSRDARDLILRCLQVNPNNRPSAVQLLDHPFVRKPPTPT
- the LOC104452744 gene encoding mitogen-activated protein kinase kinase kinase 1 isoform X3: MEIAGGGIGGGRPTVLSPPSVKLRPVVVDKVSSTSDLLKSFGPQEGPGGDEDSPVRPLNQEGPGGDEDSPVRPLNQEGPGGDEDSPVRPLNKEDWSDGDDEKVSERSTSQGMDDWHSCLSTSLRDEECDDKDDVGNTLPASGSKDDAGNTLSASRSFIQRITSWDKGLFLGSGSFGSVYEAISDEGFFFAVKEVSLLDQGSQGKQSLLQLELEISLLSQFKHENIVRYLGTDKDDKKLYIFLELMTKGSLASLYQVYHLKDSQVSSYTRQILNGLKYLHDRHVLHRDIKCANILVDASGSLKLADFGLAKAIKMNDAKSLKGSAFWMAPEVVNLKYTSYGLAADIWSLGCTVLEMLTGQPPYSPLEAVCY